A region from the Vicia villosa cultivar HV-30 ecotype Madison, WI linkage group LG3, Vvil1.0, whole genome shotgun sequence genome encodes:
- the LOC131656474 gene encoding B3 domain-containing protein At3g18960-like, producing the protein MARANSTIPICFFKIILQTNLQTIKIPNKFTRSHGTGLPNPVMIKPPDGTKWKVFWKNINGEIWFQKGWNIFTQNYSLQHGCFVVFKYKEGSSELDVIILGQHAVEIDYDSPHDSSDDEDENHDHSDDESVEILNELHNQKKPRESKTFASPRAHKKVRGEIEKNSQRTTSLNRPREYRAREVAEEFISRNPFFTISIKLANLVANVLTVPLLKGVIENQNTNVMLQIGERSWNLKLLRCYNDRAKRRFSAGWCAFAKESGVQAADVCVFELINKKNLVFKVHVF; encoded by the exons ATGGCTAGGGCAAATTCCACCATTCCCATCTGTTTCTTCAAGATTATTCTTCAAACCAATCTTCAAACTATT aAAATACCAAATAAGTTTACAAGGAGTCACGGAACTGGTCTCCCAAATCCAGTGATGATCAAACCTCCTGATGGCACTAAATGGAAAGTATTTTGGAAAAACATCAATGGTGAGATTTGGTTTCAAAAGGGTTGGAATATTTTCACTCAAAATTACTCTCTACAACATGGTTGTTTTGTAGTTTTTAAATATAAAGAAGGAAGTTCAGAGTTAGATGTAATCATACTTGGCCAGCATGCAGTAGAAATTGACTATGATTCACCACATGACAGttctgatgatgaagatgaaaaccATGACCATAGTGATGATGAATCAGTTGAGATTTTGAATGAATTGCATAATCAGAAGAAGCCTAGAGAGAGTAAAACATTTGCTTCTCCTAGAGCACATAAAAAAGTGAGAG GTGAGATTGAGAAAAATAGTCAAAGAACTACATCATTGAATAGGCCAAGGGAATATAGAGCTCGGGAAGTTGCCGAAGAATTTATCTCACGCAATCCCTTTTTCACAATTTCGATCAAGCTTGCTAATCTGGTAGCAAATGTGCTG ACTGTACCACTTTTAAAAGGGGTTATTGAGAACCAGAATACGAATGTGATGCTGCAGATTGGTGAAAGATCATGGAATCTGAAATTGCTTCGATGTTACAATGATAGAGCTAAGCGTCGCTTTTCGGCTGGTTGGTGCGCGTTTGCCAAGGAAAGTGGAGTGCAAGCAGCAGATGTTTGTGTGTTTGAACTGATAAACAAgaaaaatttagtttttaaagTTCATGTTTTTTAA
- the LOC131658714 gene encoding B3 domain-containing transcription factor VRN1-like encodes MARGNSTLPICFFKIILQTNLQTIKIPNKFTRSHGVGLPNPMFIKPPDGTKWKVFWKNINGEIWFQKGWKIFTQNYSLQHGCLVVFKYKEGSSELDVIILGQHAVEIDYDSSRDTSNDEDENLDHRDDEPVETLNVDDSDDESIEILNEWHKEKKPRQKSPLASPRPHKKVRGDIEKNSQRSTSLNKPKEYRAREVAEEFISNNPFFIISIKPANLVANVLIVPNLKGAIENENTNVMVQIGERSWNLKLLRSYSDRDKRRFSAGWSMFAKESGLQPGDVCVFELMNKEDLVFKVHVFKRTVNVSLSV; translated from the exons ATGGCTAGAGGAAATTCCACTCTCCCCATCTGTTTCTTCAAGATTATCCTCCAAACTAATCTTCAAACAATT AAAATACCGAATAAGTTTACAAGGAGTCATGGTGTTGGTCTACCTAACCCAATGTTCATCAAGCCTCCTGATGGCACAAAATGGAAAGTGTTTTGGAAAAACATTAATGGGGAGATTTGGTTTCAAAAAGGTTGGAAAATATTTACTCAAAATTACTCTCTACAACATGGTTGTTTGGTAGTGTTTAAATATAAAGAAGGAAGTTCAGAGTTAGATGTAATCATACTTGGCCAGCATGCAGTAGAAATTGACTATGATTCATCACGTGACACTTCTAATGATGAAGATGAAAACCTTGACCATAGGGACGATGAACCAGTTGAGACTTTGAATGTTGATGATAGTGATGATGAATCAATTGAAATTCTGAATGAATGGCATAAGGAGAAGAAGCCTAGACAGAAGTCACCATTAGCTTCTCCTAGGCCACATAAAAAAGTGAGAG GTGATATTGAGAAGAATAGTCAAAGAAGTACATCATTGAACAAGCCAAAGGAATATAGAGCTCGGGAAGTTGCTGAAGAATTTATCTCAAACAATCCTTTTTTCATAATTTCGATCAAGCCTGCTAATCTGGTAGCAAATGTGCTG ATTGTACCAAATTTAAAAGGGGCTATTGAGAACGAGAATACGAATGTGATGGTGCAGATTGGTGAAAGATCATGGAATCTGAAATTGCTCCGTTCTTACAGTGATAGAGATAAGCGTCGCTTTTCGGCTGGTTGGTCAATGTTTGCAAAGGAAAGTGGACTGCAACCGGGAGATGTGTGCGTGTTTGAACTGATGAACAAGGAAGATTTAGTTTTTAAAGTTCATGTTTTTAAAAGGACTGTTAATGTGTCTTTATCTGTTTAA